One genomic segment of Belonocnema kinseyi isolate 2016_QV_RU_SX_M_011 chromosome 2, B_treatae_v1, whole genome shotgun sequence includes these proteins:
- the LOC117167685 gene encoding phenoloxidase-activating factor 1-like, with product MRIAILSLYLLKFKIFFLLSLLWFFVKAQSWPNYYSNETGLDIPFSCSASKKCVPLHNCPELLILMRQQALPVYSLRVSICGYNEASLKVCCDLPEGSIEAISDPHPVYNLQCGQSLIRSNSETLGTYPFLVRVSFVNFANAAVMYPCSGVIINERTILTTATCALATSGNYQLHSVMVGDFDASTDPDCNSLFCSHKARHYGISHVIKYPSFELQSYTNNIALLRLSADIEFTATAQPICLPPAQLFVSEGKIGTLVGWGKLSFQRDKPSIQQWLKMRLISPQECSYFINRGLSVELCARGEQEPCSGYSGAPLISREGDNFFLIGVVSYGADCDSRSSAPTVFVDVQKYIDWIRRNL from the exons ATGAGAATCGCTATACtaagtttatatttattaaaatttaaaatattttttctcctgTCACTCTTATGGTTTTTTGTAAAAGCCCAATCTTGGCCAAACTATTATTCGAATGAAACGGGTTTGGATATTCCTTTTTCTTGTTCAGCATCCAAAAAGTGTGTTCCATTGCACAATTGCCCAGAGCTATTGATTTTAATGCGCCAACAGGCGCTTCCAGTTTACAg TTTACGTGTTTCAATTTGCGGGTACAATGAAGCAAGCCTCAAAGTTTGTTGCGATCTGCCTGAAGGTTCAATTGAAGCGATTTCTGATCCACACCCTGTCTACAATCTTCAATGTGGACAGAGTTTAATTCGAAGCAATTCAGAAACATTAGGAACTTATCCATTTCTAGTTCGAGTCAGCTTCGTGA ATTTTGCAAACGCAGCTGTAATGTATCCTTGCAGTGGTGTAATAATAAATGAGAGAACAATTTTGACGACTGCGACGTGTGCCCTCGCCACTTCCGGAAATTATCAGTT ACACTCTGTTATGGTTGGCGATTTCGATGCTTCAACAGATCCGGATTGTAATTCCCTCTTTTGTAGCCATAAGGCTAGGCATTATGGCATTTCGCATGTAATTAAATATCCGAGCTTTGAATTGCAAAGTTATACAAATAACATCGCTCTCCTTCGTTTGTCAGCTGATATAGAGTTTACTG CCACAGCACAGCCAATATGCCTTCCTCCAGCTCAATTATTCGTAAGTGAAGGCAAAATAGGAACTCTGGTTGGATGGGGTAAATTATCTTTTCAAAGAG ATAAACCTTCAATTCAACAGTGGCTAAAAATGAGGTTGATTTCGCCCCAGGAGTGTTCTTATTTTATAAATCGTGGATTATCTGTGGAATTATGTGCACGAGGAGAACAAGAACCATGTTCTGGTTATAGTGGTGCTCCACTTATTAGCAGAGAGGGCGATAActtttttcta aTTGGAGTTGTATCTTATGGTGCTGACTGTGATTCGAGATCAAGTGCGCCAACAGTCTTTGTtgatgttcaaaaatatattgattGGATTAGGAGAaacttatga